In Cygnus atratus isolate AKBS03 ecotype Queensland, Australia chromosome 29, CAtr_DNAZoo_HiC_assembly, whole genome shotgun sequence, the sequence GTCCCCAGCCCAccatgctgctgcagggaaagaggCAGAGCGGTGTCATGCTCGGGGGGAGCACAGCAAGGCTCCACCAAAAACACTTCCTTGGTGCTTCTTAGTCACACTGAGGACAAAAGCTCATGTGTAAGAGGGCCAGAAGGAAACAGCCAGGGAGTGCTGAGCAGGATGGGCAGTTGGGGTCTGAGGGAGATGCAGGGGCCAGGTAGGACAGAGAGCTTTGAAACCGGCACCTGCCACGAGCGCACCCACCCGAGGAGCACCGGCTGCAGTGGGCTCCCatgggcagcagccagcagggaagTGCAGGGCCTTGCACCTGAGATCCGAAGACCACCCAACACCAGTGAAAAGCCCCTAACGCTACGTGCTCAGGAGAGCTGTCCGATGGCTGAGACTAACAGCTCCCGGGGTGCAGGTCCGACCCAGACGCCACCAGTCCCTGCGCGCTCCCCAGGACCCAGGGCAGCACACAGGACACTTtgtctcttccttcccccagaGCCGAGCTCCAGCGAGGATGTGGCTGTGGCTGGCGGTGCTGGCGGGGCTGTTGTGGCTGCGGCGCTGGCACCGGGAGCGGCAGACGGTGCCCGGCCTCTCGGAGAAGTTTGTGCTGATCACGGGCTGCGACTCGGGCTTCGGCAACCTGCTGGCACGGCAGCTGGACgcgcgggggctgcgggtgctggCGGGCTGCCTGACGGAGCCGGGGGCCGCCAGGCTGCGGGCGGCCACCTCGCAGCGCCTGCAGACCATCCTCCTGGATGTCACCTCCAGCCACAGCATTGCTGCCACCACCGCCTGGGTCCGGGAGCGTGTGGGTGACCGAGGTAGGATGGGGGGCACGTCTGGGGCTGCAGGCATGGCAAGGGGGCAGAGACCCTGTCTCAACTCATCCCCTTCCCAGGGCTGTGGGGGCTGGTGAACAACGCCGGGATCGCTATCCCCACTGCCCCTAATGAGTGGCTGAGCAAGGACGACTTCGTCAAGGTGCTGGACGTCAACCTGGTCGGCCTCATCGAGGTGACGCTGAGCCTCCTGCCCCTGGTGCGCAGAGCCCAGGGCCGGGTGGTCAACGTGGCGAGCGTGATGGGCCGGATCGCCCTCTTCGGTGGGGGGTACTGCCCCTCCAAGTACGGCGTGGAGGCCTTCTCCGACACCCTCAGGTATGGGGGAGGCCAGCCTCATCCCTCTCGGGGCTCCCGTGTGCTGGGCAGTTGTACCCTGCTTTCCCCACGCAGGGCTTTGAGTTgtgcccagctgcctcccaTCCCCACAGCTGAGATGAGCATTGAGCCACGGCGAGGGCTTGTGAAAGACGTCCCCGTGGGTTGGGAAACTTGGGCAAGGCTGGAGCCAGCAGTTGTGCAAGCAGAGAAGGATTTTGAGGAGCCTCAGGGAGAGGCGAGGGCTCCCCGGCTGCCACCTGGGGGACAGAGGGGTGTCAGGGGGGTCCCCATTGCCTCGTGATGCCTGGTCCCTGGGGTGCTGATGGCCCCCTCCCCGGCCAGGCGTGAGATGCGCCCCTTTGGGGTGCAGATCTCCATCATTGAACCTGGCGGCTTCCAGACGGGGATGACTGACCCCAGGGTGCTGGTGAAGGCCTTGGAGCGCCTCTGGGAGAGGCTCCCAGCGGAGACCCAGGCAGC encodes:
- the LOC118260197 gene encoding retinol dehydrogenase 16-like, with translation MWLWLAVLAGLLWLRRWHRERQTVPGLSEKFVLITGCDSGFGNLLARQLDARGLRVLAGCLTEPGAARLRAATSQRLQTILLDVTSSHSIAATTAWVRERVGDRGLWGLVNNAGIAIPTAPNEWLSKDDFVKVLDVNLVGLIEVTLSLLPLVRRAQGRVVNVASVMGRIALFGGGYCPSKYGVEAFSDTLRREMRPFGVQISIIEPGGFQTGMTDPRVLVKALERLWERLPAETQAAYSPCYLETYARRTALLHRLSSSRLSIVTGCMEHALLARCPRSRYTAGWDARLAFLPLSYCPAWLSDTIITFFLPSLAGGIPACP